CGCGAGGTATCGCCGGTGAGGCTCGCATAGCGCACGAGGAGCACTGCGGCGCGCGCGGCGTCGTCCACACAGGCTATGCCCTCCGATGGTGCGGCGACCCAGTGGTAGTCTGGGTGCTCGGCGTAGACGTGCAGGATGACCACCGAGTCGCCGCCCATCGTCGCCCATTCGCACAGGTGGTCCAAATGGGCAAAGTTGACCAGCGGAACCTGAGAAGGAGCAGGCTTGCGCGGGGCGCAAACCAACGACACGAGCGCTACGCCGAGGATGCCCGCGGACGACATCCATGCCCTAAACGCGACCTTGGGCCGGTCCCTGCCTCCGGGCACTCGACGGGCCACTTGCCACTTCACTTCTTGCCCTTCAGGTGCGCAAGGAGATCACTCAGGTTTGCGGTAGCCAGGGCAATGGTGGTGTCTGCCGCTCCGTAGTAGAGGCGTATTTCCTTGGTGACCGGGTCAAGGATCGCGCCGCATGGGAACACCACGTCGGCCACGTCGCCGACGCGTTCGTACAGCTCGCGCGGCCCGAAGACCCAACTATCCGACCGAGATATAACCCGCGTCGGTTCATCGAGGTCCAACAGGGCAAGCCCCAGGCGGTAGATGGCCCCCGCAGCAGTGGTGCGCACGCCGTGGTAGATGATGAGCCATCCCTCGGGCGTCTCAATGGGCGGCGTGTTGAGGCCGATCTTGCGCGCGTCCCACCACCCGCCTTGCCTCGCTTCCAGCAGGATCCTGTGGTCGCCCCAGTGCGTGAGGTCAGGCGAATAGGACACCCAGATGTGCGCCCCGGCCCCGGGAGTCACCGGCATGGGGCGATGGATGAGCAACCACCGCCCTTTGAAGCGCCTGGGAAAAAGCGATGAATCCTTGTCCTCGGGCGGCATGATTGGGCCCCGCCGCTCGAAGGTGCGAAAATCCTTGGTCATGGTCAGCGAGACCAGCGGACCACGTTCCGAGAAAGCAGTGTAGGTAATGGCGTAGCGCTCCAGCTCCTCTAACCACACGATCCGCGGATCTTCCACGCCCCACAGCTCCTCAGGGTGATGCCCTGGGTCAGGAGGAAAGGTCGGCTGCGGGTCAATCTGCCAGTTGGAGACACCATCGGCGCTGCGGGCCACCGTCAAGTGGGAGAAGCCGCGCATGTCTTCCACGCGGGCAAGCAACAACGTCGCGCCGTCGAACTGCACTGCACCAGGGTTAAAGACCGCGTTGGCCGGGTACGGCCAATCAGA
The sequence above is a segment of the Calditrichota bacterium genome. Coding sequences within it:
- a CDS encoding glycosidase: MKDVADFGQFSELFRRHPRNPILTASDWPYPANAVFNPGAVQFDGATLLLARVEDMRGFSHLTVARSADGVSNWQIDPQPTFPPDPGHHPEELWGVEDPRIVWLEELERYAITYTAFSERGPLVSLTMTKDFRTFERRGPIMPPEDKDSSLFPRRFKGRWLLIHRPMPVTPGAGAHIWVSYSPDLTHWGDHRILLEARQGGWWDARKIGLNTPPIETPEGWLIIYHGVRTTAAGAIYRLGLALLDLDEPTRVISRSDSWVFGPRELYERVGDVADVVFPCGAILDPVTKEIRLYYGAADTTIALATANLSDLLAHLKGKK